One window from the genome of Montipora foliosa isolate CH-2021 chromosome 5, ASM3666993v2, whole genome shotgun sequence encodes:
- the LOC138003920 gene encoding wings apart-like protein homolog: MPKYGSKTYGRNRARETAISAEFDELQKNENSNTNINAENENFTRKIARKSPWARTSKLVESGAILVTKTSLDVSKTRRKRKLAAIDEQDPFAFDEDDVTSSSAIKKSTFRSNATKHPLSDQVLSTELIDKSTDDEAYSSSQELSEGSQGGDKKFTSNYIKKVSVSPFKSFLKNNDKSLSPKKDKSSRRLSALPTSADFSEDSQEDTSPDVPSVIRSAHWPRQKKERSENAVRVKRTDKPLFTVVQNVKQVHECLESGEDQQFFDDVEYLLDGLKQSRSMPTRCVSALDFASHCSEASFRVSLRAHGVSPKIFSALRDAPSDKCLALCTSAITLMLSQDRQNADLDRSVLELMMKLLAVDSNKEQSKALKDHDRYVTRVRALLQKQNGSDDLLAGDDEDINPASLVCESLLSLTSQRTGEWFKEEIRTLRGLDHIMDIGIQTIEQLLARHIDGKLREGAVAKLKKMTRCMKLLENVTIQNSANQECMICYEKGSFVAALVRLMQWCLNALHNGITRKKTNTKPDKAFEDCFFSILKVFLNLTHNFEAGSSCIGQQDGFLSSLLSTVLQLPQFVTENKKFDLHVLSLELLINLVEESKQNIATLVQLRISPCLGSEDDGSQRGQLSSIKALVQLFLIREEAARNTDEMTSGLSTEEESSQESLRQTKDGGWICGEDIDISVDEGHRQVGEIEEEEVPLDIQIGKALQKAGKHMEDSVVAAYLSLLLGCILQENKANQSFVRTLLPDGDFSLLVNVLRKFLRFIKLTSGTSGHAIEKIVKVLEDCRKTNQ, translated from the exons ATGCCGAAGTACGGCAGCAAAACTTATGGTCGAAATCGCGCCAGAGAGACGGCCATTTCTGCGGAATTTGACGAACTCCAGAAAAACGAAAATTCTAACACGAACATCAATGCCGAGAACGAAAACTTTACTAGGAAGATTGCAAGGAAGTCTCCTTGGGCTAGAACAAGTAAATTGGTTGAAAGTGGTGCTATTTTGGTAACTAAAACATCCTTAGATGTGTCAAAAACacgaagaaagagaaaattagCAGCGATTGACGAGCAAGACCCATTTGCTTTCGACGAAGATGATGTGACAAGCTCGAGTGCCATTAAGAAAAGCACTTTTAGAAGTAACGCAACGAAACATCCGCTTTCTGATCAAGTTTTGTCGACGGAATTGATTGATAAAAGCACCGATGATGAGGCATATAGCAGCTCTCAGGAGTTGAGTGAAGGTTCACAAGGAGGGGACAAGAAGTTTACAAGTAATTACATTAAAAAGGTTTCTGTG TCCCCCTTCAAGAGTTTTTTGAAGAATAATGATAAATCCTTATCACCAAAGAAGGATAAGTCGTCAAGAAGACTTTCAGCATTG CCAACAAGTGCAGATTTCAGCGAAGATTCCCAGGAAGACACTTCACCTGATGTGCCCAGTGTAATTAGATCAGCACATTGGCCTCGACAAAAGAAAGAGCGCTCTGAAAATGCAGTGAGAGTAAAAAGAACAGATAAGCCT CTTTTCACTGTTGTGCAGAATGTGAAACAAGTGCATGAGTGTTTGGAGTCTGGAGAGGACCAGCAA TTCTTTGATGATGTTGAGTATCTCCTGGATGGTCTCAAGCAGAGTCGTTCAATGCCAACCCGCTGCGTGAGTGCCTTGGATTTTGCATCTCATTGCTCTGAGGCCTCTTTCAGAGTGAGCCTTAGGGCCCATGGAGTATCACCCAAGATTTTTTCTGCTCTTCGAGATGCACCCTCTGACAAA TGTCTTGCTCTTTGTACATCTGCAATTACGCTGATGTTATCACAGGATCGCCAGAATGCTGACTTGGACCGATCTGTGCTTG AGCTAATGATGAAGCTGTTAGCTGTGGACAGTAATAAAGAGCAGTCAAAGGCACTGAAAGATCATGACAGATATGTCACAAGAGTCAG AGCATTACTACAAAAGCAGAATGGCTCTGATGATCTACTTGCTGGAGATGATGAAGACATAAAT CCAGCATCTCTAGTTTGTGAGTCATTGTTATCATTGACATCTCAGCGGACTGGCGAGTGGTTTAAAGAGGAGATAAGGACTCTACGAGGACTGGATCATATTATGGATATAG GCATTCAAACTATTGAACAGCTCCTAGCAAGGCACATTGATGGCAAATTACGTGAAGGAGCAGTTGCAAAGCTGAAGAAAATGACAAGGTGCATGAAATTGCTGGAAAAT GTTACAATTCAGAATTCTGCCAACCAAGAGTGCATGATTTGTTATGAAAAGGGATCTTTTGTGGCTGCACTTGTTAG attGATGCAGTGGTGTCTAAATGCACTCCACAATGGAATTACTCGAAAGAAAACCAATACTAAACCAGATAAAGCATTTGAGGACTGTTTCTTCAGCATTCTAAAGGTTTTCTTAAACCTCACCCACAATTTTG agGCTGGCAGCTCTTGTATTGGTCAACAGGATGGATTCCTTTCTTCACTTCTGTCAACTGTTTTGCAG TTGCCACAGTTTGTTACAGAGAACAAGAAATTTGACCTGCATGTGCTA AGTTTGGAGCTACTTATCAACTTGGTAGAAGAGAGTAAACAGAATATTGCAACCCTAGTGCAGTTACGAATCTCCCCTTGTCTTGGAAGTGAAGATGATGGTAGTCAGAGGGGACAACTTAGCTCAATTAAGGCTCTAGTGCAGTTGTTCCTTATCAGAGAGGAAGCTGCAAGGAACACTGACGAGATGACATCAGGTTTATCGACTGaag AGGAAAGTAGCCAGGAGTCACTGAGACAAACCAAAGATGGAGGCTGGATTTGTGGAGAAGacattgacatttcagttgacgAGGGCCACAGGCAAGTTGGAGAGATTGAAGAGGAAGAAGTGCCACTGGATATACAGATTGGCAAAG CCTTACAAAAGGCAGGAAAACATATGGAAGATAGTGTTGTGGCTGCTTACCTTTCATTACTCCTTGGCTGTATTTTACAAGAAAATAAG
- the LOC138002583 gene encoding uncharacterized protein has translation METENDYKFAFLDTAVSIEPDARLTTSVYRKPTHTDQYLAYDSHHLQSVKRGIVKCLYERAKRLVTKPSVISNEKKHLSSVVVPLSFLQKITETRKPIEYKSVVVLPYVKGLSEQLRRCRQQQGFQVRDYITIPLSTTERRCRAD, from the coding sequence ATGGAGACAGAGAACGACTACAAATTCGCTTTCCTTGACACCGCAGTTTCAATAGAACCGGACGCCCGCCTCACCACTAGCGTGTACAGGAAGCCTACGCACACTGATCAGTACTTAGCGTATGATTCCCACCACCTGCAATCAGTAAAACGCGGTATTGTCAAGTGCCTCTACGAGCGCGCCAAACGTCTCGTAACAAAACCCTCTGTTATCTCCAATGAGAAGAAGCACCTGTCTTCTGTTGTTGTccctctttctttcttgcagaaaatcacCGAGACCAGGAAACCGATCGAGTACAAGTCTGTTGTGGTTTTACCCTATGTCAAAGGCCTATCCGAACAACTTCGCCGCTGCCGACAGCAACAAGGTTTTCAAGTCAGAGACTACATTACGATCCCATTGAGTACGACCGAAAGACGCTGTCGAGCCGACTAA